From Polynucleobacter difficilis, a single genomic window includes:
- a CDS encoding acyl-CoA dehydrogenase family protein gives MNHPIPAPDQYQEIREALRDLCGQFDSSYWQKVDHARGYPEAFVDAVTKAGWLAALIPEEYGGSGLGLAEASVIMEEINFSGGNSGACHGQMYNMGTLLRHGSDAQKKLYLPKIASGELRLQSMAVTEPTTGTDTTKLKTTAVKKGDRYVINGQKVWISRIQHSDLMILLARTTPLSEVKRKSEGMSIFIVNLADAIGKGMEVRPIENMVNHETNEVFFDNLEIPAENLIGEEGRGFKYILDGLNAERVLIAAECIGDAYWFIDRARRYANERVVFDQPIGKNQGIQFPIADSYMETEAANLMRFKACDLFDRHQPCGPESNMSKYLAAKASWEAANVCLQTHGGFGFACEYDVERKFRETRLYQVAPISTNLIYSYIAEHVLGLPRSF, from the coding sequence ATGAATCACCCCATTCCCGCCCCCGATCAATACCAAGAGATTCGCGAAGCGCTGCGTGACCTTTGCGGTCAATTTGATTCCAGCTATTGGCAAAAAGTTGACCACGCACGCGGCTACCCCGAGGCATTTGTCGATGCGGTCACAAAAGCAGGATGGCTTGCCGCATTAATCCCAGAAGAATACGGCGGCTCTGGCCTTGGACTGGCCGAAGCGTCGGTCATCATGGAGGAGATTAACTTTTCTGGCGGTAACTCAGGTGCCTGCCATGGTCAGATGTACAACATGGGGACCTTGCTGAGACACGGCTCTGACGCCCAAAAGAAACTCTACCTACCCAAAATTGCCAGCGGCGAACTGCGTTTGCAAAGCATGGCCGTTACAGAACCCACCACCGGCACAGACACCACCAAACTCAAAACGACCGCCGTTAAAAAAGGAGATCGCTATGTAATCAACGGCCAGAAAGTCTGGATCTCGCGGATACAGCATTCCGACCTGATGATCTTGCTGGCACGCACTACTCCGCTGAGCGAAGTAAAGCGTAAGTCAGAAGGTATGTCGATTTTTATCGTTAACCTAGCTGATGCGATTGGCAAGGGCATGGAAGTGCGCCCAATTGAAAACATGGTCAATCATGAAACTAATGAGGTCTTTTTTGATAATCTGGAAATCCCAGCTGAAAATTTAATCGGCGAGGAAGGCCGTGGTTTTAAATACATCCTCGATGGTTTAAATGCGGAGCGCGTGCTGATTGCTGCCGAGTGCATTGGCGATGCCTACTGGTTCATTGATCGCGCGCGGCGCTATGCCAATGAGCGGGTGGTATTTGACCAACCGATTGGTAAGAATCAAGGCATTCAGTTTCCGATTGCGGACAGCTATATGGAAACCGAAGCGGCTAACTTAATGCGCTTTAAGGCCTGTGATTTATTCGATCGCCACCAGCCATGTGGCCCAGAGTCCAATATGTCCAAATACCTGGCTGCCAAAGCATCCTGGGAAGCGGCTAACGTCTGCTTACAAACCCACGGCGGTTTTGGCTTTGCCTGTGAGTACGATGTCGAGCGGAAGTTTCGTGAAACCCGTCTCTATCAAGTGGCACCAATCTCAACCAATTTGATTTATTCCTACATCGCCGAACACGTACTCGGCCTTCCCCGGTCTTTTTAA
- a CDS encoding CaiB/BaiF CoA transferase family protein: MSSKSAARPLDGITVVSLEHAIAAPFCTRQLADLGARVIKVERPGAGDFARAYDERVSGLASHFVWVNRSKESLTLDLKQAEALSALKTLLKTADVLVQNLAPGAAARMGLTAAELQRDNPGLILCDISGYGNDGPYRDKKAYDLLIQSEAGFLSVTGTPDTPSKAGNSIADIAAGMYAYSNILAALLQRQKTGVGSSIDVSMLESLGEWMSYPMYYAYQDASPPQRSGASHATIYPYGPFKAGDGATVMLGLQNEREWLTFCEVVLDNAALASDARFDKNSKRHEHRDALAKLIDACFSKLTCDQVIAKLDQAQIANARLNDMHGVWHHPQLAARERWVSVDSPAGLIPALLPPGANDQFDYRMDAIPSVGQHTDAILTEIGLNPDQITAMKAAKAI; encoded by the coding sequence ATGAGCAGTAAATCTGCTGCACGGCCACTGGATGGCATCACCGTTGTTTCGCTAGAGCATGCGATTGCCGCCCCTTTTTGTACCCGCCAACTGGCGGACTTGGGTGCGCGCGTTATTAAAGTGGAGCGTCCCGGGGCGGGTGATTTTGCCAGGGCCTATGACGAGCGCGTTTCTGGTCTGGCATCCCACTTTGTATGGGTGAACCGCTCCAAAGAAAGCCTCACCCTCGATTTAAAACAGGCTGAAGCGCTCAGCGCCCTCAAGACTCTCCTTAAAACGGCCGATGTCTTAGTGCAAAACTTAGCCCCTGGCGCAGCAGCACGCATGGGACTTACAGCAGCGGAGTTGCAGCGCGATAACCCAGGTCTCATTTTGTGTGACATTTCTGGCTACGGCAATGATGGCCCCTATCGCGACAAAAAAGCATACGACTTGCTGATTCAAAGTGAGGCAGGTTTCTTGTCGGTGACTGGCACCCCCGATACTCCTAGTAAAGCAGGCAATTCGATTGCGGATATCGCAGCCGGCATGTATGCCTATAGCAATATCTTGGCAGCACTATTGCAGCGGCAAAAGACCGGCGTAGGAAGCAGCATTGATGTGTCCATGCTGGAATCCCTGGGCGAGTGGATGAGTTACCCAATGTACTACGCCTATCAGGACGCTAGCCCACCCCAGCGAAGCGGCGCATCCCATGCCACCATTTATCCCTATGGCCCGTTTAAAGCAGGCGATGGGGCTACGGTCATGCTGGGCTTGCAGAATGAGCGCGAGTGGCTAACGTTTTGTGAGGTAGTTTTAGATAATGCCGCATTAGCTAGTGATGCTCGTTTTGATAAGAATAGTAAACGCCATGAGCACCGCGATGCCTTGGCCAAACTGATCGATGCCTGTTTTAGCAAACTGACCTGTGATCAGGTGATTGCTAAGCTCGATCAAGCGCAGATTGCCAATGCCCGCTTAAACGATATGCATGGGGTCTGGCATCACCCGCAATTGGCGGCACGTGAGCGCTGGGTATCGGTGGACTCGCCTGCAGGACTAATTCCAGCCTTATTACCACCCGGCGCAAATGATCAATTTGATTACCGGATGGATGCGATTCCCTCGGTGGGGCAACATACGGATGCCATTCTGACTGAAATCGGCTTAAATCCAGATCAAATTACCGCCATGAAAGCTGCCAAGGCGATTTAA
- the cls gene encoding cardiolipin synthase, whose translation MNFIDILIGHQADLSFPWFALAHAVLVFLFALRLIWTRRPVSVSFAWFLVVVMLPALGIVLYVMFGERPVGRSLTKKIVRMEREHAKLRQQMCKHYAADRDLLPIEAKALSLLAESQHGSPVTAGNRIELFTESLTILKTFIREIDEAKVSLHMEFYIWALGGDADAVGEAVIRAANRGVACWILLDSLGSKAWFKSSWPSRFKEAGIAITEALPIQLGRFQFRRADLRLHRKIFVIDGRIVWTGSMNLVDPRTFKQDSGVGEWVDAMVRIEGPVTAQFELTFLFDWSVDNPSVSHFKDHHLMPALEDGKALAQEFSSGPVYRDDILYQVLLSAILDAREELVITTPYFGPDDGLLQALMAASHRGVKVTLIVPKRNDSTLVAWSSRSFYEDLLQAGVRIAEFHGGLLHTKSLLIDRQTAIFGSVNFDQRSLRLNFEISLIVYDAVFCAHLEKLIHSYLKNADIVSAAQWAKRPRWRVLLENLAHLTSPLL comes from the coding sequence ATGAATTTCATTGACATCCTGATTGGCCATCAGGCAGATCTATCCTTTCCATGGTTTGCACTTGCGCACGCGGTATTGGTGTTTTTGTTTGCCCTACGATTGATTTGGACTAGACGGCCTGTGAGCGTTTCGTTTGCCTGGTTTTTAGTCGTAGTGATGTTACCCGCTCTGGGAATTGTGCTCTATGTCATGTTTGGCGAGCGCCCGGTCGGCCGCAGCCTGACTAAAAAGATTGTGCGTATGGAGCGGGAGCACGCAAAACTACGACAGCAGATGTGCAAGCACTATGCAGCCGATCGCGATTTGCTGCCAATCGAGGCAAAGGCATTAAGCCTGCTGGCAGAGTCGCAGCATGGCTCGCCTGTAACTGCTGGTAACCGGATTGAGCTATTTACCGAGTCGCTGACAATTCTAAAAACCTTTATTCGCGAAATCGATGAAGCCAAAGTCAGTTTGCATATGGAGTTTTATATTTGGGCTTTAGGTGGCGATGCAGATGCTGTGGGGGAGGCAGTGATACGTGCTGCGAATCGAGGTGTAGCTTGCTGGATTTTGCTGGACTCCTTGGGCAGTAAGGCTTGGTTTAAATCCAGCTGGCCTAGTCGCTTTAAAGAGGCCGGTATTGCTATCACCGAGGCCTTACCGATTCAGCTGGGGCGCTTTCAGTTCCGCCGCGCTGACTTGCGCCTGCACCGCAAGATCTTTGTGATTGATGGCCGTATTGTATGGACCGGCAGCATGAATTTGGTCGACCCCCGGACGTTTAAGCAAGATTCGGGCGTCGGTGAGTGGGTCGATGCGATGGTGCGGATTGAAGGGCCGGTAACAGCCCAATTTGAGCTCACTTTCTTGTTTGATTGGAGCGTTGATAATCCATCCGTTTCTCATTTCAAAGACCATCACCTGATGCCCGCTCTGGAGGATGGTAAAGCCTTGGCCCAAGAATTTTCTTCTGGCCCGGTGTATCGCGACGACATCCTGTATCAAGTGCTCTTATCAGCCATCCTGGATGCGCGTGAGGAATTGGTCATTACCACCCCATACTTTGGACCAGACGATGGCTTATTGCAGGCCTTGATGGCAGCGTCGCACCGCGGTGTCAAGGTGACTTTAATTGTGCCTAAACGCAATGACTCGACTTTGGTTGCTTGGAGTAGTCGCAGTTTTTATGAGGACTTACTGCAGGCAGGCGTTCGGATTGCAGAATTTCATGGCGGGCTATTGCATACCAAGAGTCTACTAATTGATCGCCAGACTGCCATATTTGGCTCGGTGAACTTTGATCAGCGCAGCTTACGACTCAATTTTGAAATCAGCCTGATCGTATACGACGCGGTTTTTTGTGCGCACCTAGAAAAGTTAATTCACAGCTACCTGAAGAATGCCGATATTGTTTCAGCAGCGCAGTGGGCTAAACGTCCCCGTTGGCGAGTCCTGCTGGAAAATCTAGCCCACCTGACTTCGCCTTTGCTTTAA
- a CDS encoding endonuclease/exonuclease/phosphatase family protein, producing the protein MPQAHNRVRVVTLNMHKGVSALHAHSTVYRLKQEMRSHNPDLIFIQEFQQEHRGRIRRFGQWPANELSHFLAEGFWHDWHYGKNVEYRQGHHGNAIFSKHPLHKGFNYDISAYRFERRGLLHSSIQLPGSDLLIHCFCVHLALFERGRERQLVEIISYINSLTQDGPAIVAGDFNDWRNRLSAPMRDAGFLEAFESLTGAPAKTFPSIKPLLPMDRIYVRGLRIHSVDLLEEWFRLSDHLGIAAELELL; encoded by the coding sequence ATGCCGCAAGCACATAATCGGGTGCGTGTAGTGACACTCAATATGCATAAAGGCGTTTCGGCCCTGCATGCGCATTCTACGGTGTACCGTTTGAAGCAGGAAATGCGCTCACACAATCCAGATCTCATTTTCATTCAAGAATTTCAGCAAGAGCATCGGGGGCGTATCCGGCGCTTTGGGCAATGGCCTGCAAATGAATTAAGCCACTTCTTGGCTGAAGGATTTTGGCATGACTGGCACTACGGCAAAAACGTGGAGTACCGTCAGGGACACCACGGCAATGCTATCTTCTCTAAGCATCCTTTGCACAAAGGTTTTAATTACGATATCTCGGCCTATCGTTTTGAGCGCCGGGGTTTATTGCATAGCTCGATTCAGTTGCCTGGCAGCGATCTCCTAATTCATTGCTTTTGCGTTCACTTGGCTTTGTTTGAGCGGGGTCGTGAACGTCAGTTGGTGGAAATCATCTCGTACATTAATAGCTTGACCCAAGACGGCCCTGCGATTGTGGCAGGGGACTTCAATGATTGGCGTAACCGACTGAGCGCCCCAATGCGCGATGCCGGATTTTTAGAGGCTTTTGAGTCCTTAACCGGAGCCCCCGCAAAAACCTTTCCTAGCATTAAGCCGCTTTTACCGATGGATCGTATTTATGTTCGTGGTTTACGCATTCATTCGGTAGACTTATTAGAGGAATGGTTTAGGCTATCAGATCACCTTGGTATTGCTGCTGAATTGGAACTTTTATGA
- a CDS encoding ABC transporter permease, with protein MLIAFQDAFALLTQFDRGVISIVLVSLQVSLTALVLGTLVGLPLGAWLATEQFRGKRALIITINTLMGVPTVIIGVLVYLVLSRSGPLGDLGWLFTVKGMIVAQFLLTTPLVAALSRQVLEDAWQIHRETFLSLRFTRFGYIKWLLWDCRFSLTIAILAGLARAISEVGAVMIVGGNILNSTRTMTTAIALETSKGDLPFALALGIVLLAIVLLANLLTFAVRSIAERRYG; from the coding sequence ATGTTAATTGCCTTTCAAGACGCCTTTGCGCTGTTGACCCAATTTGATCGGGGTGTCATCAGCATTGTGCTGGTCTCCCTGCAGGTCAGCCTAACCGCCTTGGTATTAGGTACGCTGGTTGGCCTCCCCCTCGGGGCTTGGCTAGCAACCGAGCAATTTCGGGGTAAGCGCGCGCTGATTATTACGATCAATACCTTAATGGGCGTCCCCACCGTCATTATTGGGGTGCTGGTGTATTTAGTCTTATCGCGCAGTGGGCCATTGGGGGATTTAGGCTGGCTGTTTACCGTCAAAGGCATGATAGTTGCTCAATTTCTGCTCACCACACCCCTGGTGGCCGCTCTAAGTAGGCAGGTCTTAGAAGATGCCTGGCAGATTCACCGCGAAACATTTTTATCCCTCCGCTTCACTCGCTTTGGCTATATCAAATGGTTACTTTGGGATTGCCGATTCTCGCTCACGATTGCGATCTTGGCTGGCCTAGCAAGAGCAATCTCGGAAGTGGGCGCCGTCATGATTGTAGGCGGTAATATTCTCAACTCCACTCGTACGATGACGACTGCCATCGCCCTTGAAACCAGCAAAGGCGATTTACCATTCGCACTAGCGCTCGGTATCGTGCTGCTGGCCATCGTGCTATTGGCTAATTTGCTCACCTTCGCAGTGCGATCGATTGCAGAACGGCGTTATGGCTAA
- a CDS encoding ATP-binding cassette domain-containing protein — protein MANPMANPAKQIELRAIQIVRDERAILDIPNANIQLGGITACIGPNGAGKTTFLKLLHGLIKPNSGGSIGYADGIRSALVLHHTPMIKASVRCNIGLNGVRKPTEAEIDRVLQEAGLSHLQHQPAHQLSAGEKQKLSLGRARLQKPNVLLLDEPTANLDPTTTAQVEAMIREFAASGCDVLISSHQLAQVRRLADSIVFIDGGQIIEKGACAPFFAQPQTEAAQRYMQRERAAD, from the coding sequence ATGGCTAATCCAATGGCAAATCCAGCGAAGCAGATTGAGTTGCGGGCTATTCAAATAGTGCGTGACGAGCGTGCTATTTTGGATATACCAAATGCCAACATTCAGCTGGGTGGCATCACGGCATGCATTGGCCCCAATGGGGCTGGCAAGACAACGTTTTTAAAACTATTGCATGGACTGATTAAACCCAATTCGGGCGGCAGCATCGGCTACGCTGACGGCATTCGCAGCGCTTTGGTGTTGCACCATACGCCCATGATCAAGGCCAGCGTTCGATGCAATATAGGTCTGAATGGCGTGCGCAAGCCGACTGAAGCCGAAATTGATCGTGTGTTGCAAGAAGCAGGATTGAGTCACTTGCAACATCAGCCAGCGCACCAACTCTCTGCCGGGGAAAAGCAGAAGTTATCCTTAGGCAGAGCTCGCCTGCAGAAGCCGAATGTACTGCTTCTCGATGAGCCAACAGCGAATTTAGACCCAACCACTACTGCACAAGTAGAGGCAATGATTCGCGAGTTTGCCGCATCGGGCTGCGATGTCCTGATAAGCTCCCATCAACTAGCGCAAGTAAGGCGCTTGGCTGATTCGATTGTGTTTATCGATGGCGGACAGATCATAGAAAAGGGGGCTTGCGCCCCCTTCTTTGCGCAGCCTCAAACTGAGGCAGCACAGCGGTACATGCAGCGCGAACGCGCTGCAGATTAG
- a CDS encoding formate dehydrogenase subunit gamma, with amino-acid sequence MNQSICATLRPWALATGLFCSVFAGTSLAQQAPASQPAPAALPQVQSANIMDVGRAPNATIEAQRKAAQNQPGNSAPIWRTVNSDDVNFVSIPDKQAGVLIQKSGQQWRLIRNGVITVYGAWLLALASGGILAVFVLKGKIKLHEPMTGKKIKRFTTLERVNHWTMAFSFIALAITGLLILYGKYFAIDLLGASAFSILLLVSKNIHNFVGPLFTISLIAFFLQFVKRNMPEKGDWEWIKTFGGMFGGKHVPANFFNPGEKFWFWFGMVVLGGLVSASGWVLDMIVPVPGLEYWRGTMQISHIIHSVGALLITAMAFGHMYIGSIGMQGSIDGMKTGYVDETWAKEHHEAWYHKVK; translated from the coding sequence ATGAATCAATCTATTTGCGCAACACTCCGTCCTTGGGCATTGGCCACGGGACTGTTTTGCTCAGTTTTTGCAGGCACCAGCTTAGCGCAGCAAGCTCCAGCCAGCCAGCCAGCTCCCGCTGCCTTGCCACAGGTCCAATCCGCCAACATCATGGATGTAGGCCGTGCACCCAATGCAACCATTGAGGCGCAACGCAAAGCGGCACAAAACCAACCTGGAAATAGTGCGCCGATCTGGCGTACGGTAAACAGCGATGATGTTAATTTTGTTAGCATCCCCGATAAGCAGGCCGGCGTGCTGATTCAAAAATCAGGACAGCAGTGGCGCTTGATTCGTAACGGTGTGATCACTGTTTACGGAGCTTGGTTACTGGCACTTGCTTCCGGTGGAATTTTGGCAGTCTTTGTGCTCAAAGGAAAAATTAAGCTGCATGAGCCAATGACAGGCAAAAAAATCAAGCGCTTTACTACCCTTGAGCGCGTTAATCATTGGACGATGGCATTTAGCTTTATTGCACTTGCGATTACCGGCTTATTGATTCTGTACGGTAAGTACTTTGCAATTGATCTATTAGGCGCTAGTGCCTTCAGTATCTTGTTGCTCGTCAGCAAGAATATCCACAACTTTGTTGGCCCACTGTTCACGATCAGTTTGATTGCGTTTTTCCTCCAATTTGTAAAACGCAATATGCCTGAAAAGGGCGATTGGGAATGGATCAAAACATTTGGGGGCATGTTCGGTGGCAAGCATGTGCCAGCGAACTTCTTCAATCCAGGTGAAAAGTTTTGGTTTTGGTTTGGCATGGTCGTCCTCGGCGGATTGGTATCGGCGTCCGGTTGGGTTTTAGACATGATCGTTCCGGTTCCTGGTCTTGAGTACTGGCGCGGCACTATGCAGATATCCCACATTATTCATTCCGTTGGCGCATTGCTCATTACTGCCATGGCTTTTGGCCACATGTACATCGGTAGTATTGGAATGCAAGGTTCAATCGACGGCATGAAAACCGGCTATGTCGATGAGACCTGGGCAAAAGAACACCATGAAGCTTGGTACCACAAAGTTAAATAA
- the fdh3B gene encoding formate dehydrogenase FDH3 subunit beta, with product MARMKFICDAERCIECNGCVTACKNDNEVPWGVNRRRVVTINDGVIGAEKSISVACMHCADAPCMAVCPVDCFYRTDEGVVLHDKDTCIGCAYCSYACPFGAPQFPSTGTFGLRGKMDKCTFCSGGPEANGSVAEFEKYGRNRLAEGKLPLCAEMCSTKALIGGDGDVIADIFRARVVKRQTAGKNAGADVFGWTTAYGQPDKAGAKAAPSGGKL from the coding sequence ATGGCACGAATGAAATTTATCTGCGACGCGGAACGGTGTATTGAATGCAACGGCTGCGTTACTGCTTGTAAAAACGACAACGAAGTACCTTGGGGTGTTAATCGCCGCCGAGTAGTTACCATCAATGACGGCGTCATTGGGGCGGAGAAATCCATCTCGGTCGCCTGTATGCACTGCGCAGATGCGCCTTGCATGGCAGTGTGCCCGGTTGATTGTTTCTATCGCACCGACGAAGGCGTTGTGTTGCACGATAAGGACACTTGCATCGGCTGCGCGTATTGCTCCTATGCTTGCCCATTTGGCGCGCCACAATTCCCAAGCACCGGTACCTTTGGTTTACGGGGCAAGATGGATAAGTGCACATTCTGTTCTGGCGGCCCAGAAGCCAACGGTAGCGTCGCTGAATTTGAAAAATATGGACGTAACCGCTTGGCTGAAGGTAAGTTACCTTTATGCGCTGAGATGTGTTCTACCAAGGCCTTGATTGGTGGTGACGGCGATGTGATTGCTGACATCTTCCGCGCACGGGTAGTGAAGCGTCAAACCGCTGGTAAAAATGCGGGTGCCGATGTGTTTGGCTGGACTACTGCATACGGTCAGCCCGATAAAGCTGGTGCCAAGGCTGCTCCAAGTGGAGGCAAACTATGA
- a CDS encoding formate dehydrogenase subunit alpha: MTRSVPVSNLIGSLSRGLKAAVPTMDRRTFLKRSGIGVGAGIAVSQLNLVQKATAADPSKAMLDGKGKIEVKRTVCTHCSVGCASDATVENGVWVRQDPVFDSPINMGGQCAKGAALREHGHGDYRLRYPMKLVDGKYQRITWDQALDEITAKMKDLRAKYTPDSLYFIGSSKFNNEQAYLLRKWVSFFGTNNTDHQARICHSTTVAGVANTWGYGAMTNSYNDMMNSKAALYIGSNAAEAHPVSMVHMLHAKENGCKLIVVDPRYTRTAAKSDQYVRIRSGSDIPFLFGVLYHVFANNWEDKKYINDRVFGMDDIRKEVMEKWGPAAVEEACGVPEAQVFKVAQTMAMNRPSTIVWCMGQTQHTIGNAMVRASCILQLALGNIGKSGGGANIFRGHDNVQGATDVGPNPDSLPGYYGLAAGSWKHYATVWGVDYEWIKGRYAPNMMEKSGTTVSRWVDAVLENPEMIDQETAVKGLFFWGHAPNSQTRGLDMKRAMNKLDLLVVVDPYPSATAAMAAMPAAKGEEGNKNRAVYLLPACTQFETTGSVTASNRSLQWREKVIDPLFESVPDHVIMQEFANRLGFGKELALNYKMIDAKYAGKNWQEPEIESILREINRAVWTIGYTGQSPERLKAHMRMMSVFDPKTLKSRGGKDPVTGYDTTGDYFGLPWPCFGNAALKHPGSPNLYDTSKHVMDGGGNFRANFGVEKDGKSLLAADGSFSKGADIKTGYPEFDHVLMKKLGWWSELTEAEQKLAEGKNWKTDLSGGIIRVAMKNHGCHPFGNAKARAVVWNFPDAVPQHREALYSTRPDLVAKYPASADRKTFWRLPTLYKSLQDKNIEDKLAEKFPIILTSGRLVEYEGGGEETRSNPWLAELQQENFVEINPTAAAKRGIKNWDYVWVKSPTGAKIKVRAMVTERVGPDTAFVPFHFSGWWEGKDLLEYYPKGAHPIVRGEAVNTATTYGYDNVTMMQETKTTICQIEKVA, from the coding sequence ATGACCCGCTCGGTACCGGTATCGAACTTAATTGGGAGTTTGTCGCGAGGCCTCAAGGCAGCCGTTCCCACCATGGATCGACGGACATTCCTGAAGCGCTCCGGAATTGGAGTTGGCGCAGGAATTGCAGTAAGCCAGCTAAACCTGGTACAAAAAGCAACCGCAGCCGACCCAAGCAAGGCAATGTTGGATGGCAAGGGCAAGATTGAAGTAAAACGCACTGTTTGTACCCATTGTTCCGTTGGCTGTGCCAGCGATGCTACGGTTGAGAACGGCGTATGGGTTCGTCAGGATCCGGTATTTGATTCCCCCATCAATATGGGCGGCCAGTGCGCCAAGGGCGCTGCATTGCGTGAGCATGGCCATGGCGACTACCGTTTGCGTTATCCCATGAAATTAGTGGATGGCAAATACCAGCGCATTACTTGGGATCAGGCCCTCGATGAAATTACCGCCAAGATGAAAGATCTTCGCGCCAAGTACACCCCTGACTCCTTGTACTTCATTGGCTCGTCCAAGTTTAATAACGAGCAAGCCTATTTGCTGCGTAAGTGGGTGTCCTTCTTCGGCACCAACAATACCGATCACCAGGCGCGTATCTGCCACTCCACCACGGTTGCTGGTGTTGCCAACACCTGGGGCTATGGTGCGATGACCAATAGCTACAACGACATGATGAACTCGAAGGCAGCGCTGTACATCGGCTCGAATGCCGCTGAAGCGCATCCTGTCTCCATGGTGCACATGCTGCACGCTAAAGAAAACGGCTGTAAGTTGATCGTGGTCGACCCACGTTATACCCGTACCGCCGCCAAGTCAGATCAATATGTACGCATTCGTTCGGGTTCAGATATTCCATTCCTATTTGGTGTGCTTTATCACGTCTTTGCTAACAACTGGGAAGATAAAAAGTACATCAATGACCGCGTATTCGGCATGGATGATATCCGCAAAGAAGTAATGGAAAAATGGGGTCCCGCTGCAGTTGAAGAGGCATGCGGCGTTCCTGAGGCACAGGTATTCAAAGTGGCGCAAACCATGGCCATGAATCGCCCAAGCACCATTGTTTGGTGTATGGGTCAGACACAGCACACCATCGGTAATGCGATGGTTCGTGCATCGTGCATCTTGCAATTGGCTTTAGGCAACATCGGTAAGTCCGGTGGTGGCGCCAACATTTTCCGTGGTCACGATAACGTGCAAGGCGCGACGGACGTTGGTCCTAACCCCGACTCCTTGCCTGGCTACTATGGCCTCGCTGCGGGATCGTGGAAACACTACGCTACCGTCTGGGGTGTGGATTACGAGTGGATTAAAGGCCGTTACGCTCCGAACATGATGGAGAAGTCTGGCACAACAGTCTCGCGTTGGGTTGATGCAGTGCTTGAAAATCCAGAAATGATTGACCAAGAAACTGCAGTCAAAGGCTTGTTCTTCTGGGGTCATGCGCCGAATTCACAGACACGCGGCTTGGATATGAAGCGCGCTATGAATAAATTGGATTTATTGGTCGTGGTTGATCCTTATCCAAGCGCCACAGCGGCGATGGCTGCCATGCCAGCTGCTAAAGGTGAAGAAGGTAATAAAAACCGCGCAGTCTATTTGCTACCAGCATGTACCCAGTTCGAAACCACCGGATCGGTCACGGCTTCCAATCGTTCACTGCAGTGGCGTGAGAAAGTCATCGATCCCTTGTTTGAGTCTGTTCCAGACCACGTCATCATGCAGGAGTTCGCCAATCGCCTTGGCTTCGGCAAAGAGTTGGCGCTTAACTACAAAATGATCGATGCAAAATACGCTGGTAAAAACTGGCAAGAGCCTGAAATCGAATCCATCTTGCGCGAAATCAATCGCGCTGTTTGGACCATTGGTTACACAGGACAATCGCCAGAGCGCCTCAAAGCCCACATGCGGATGATGAGCGTCTTTGATCCGAAGACCCTGAAGTCGCGGGGTGGTAAAGATCCGGTTACGGGTTACGACACCACTGGCGATTATTTTGGACTGCCATGGCCATGCTTTGGTAATGCTGCCCTGAAGCACCCTGGCTCACCTAACCTCTACGACACCAGCAAGCACGTCATGGACGGCGGCGGTAACTTCCGCGCCAACTTTGGCGTGGAAAAAGACGGCAAGAGCCTCTTGGCAGCCGACGGTTCATTCTCGAAGGGCGCTGACATTAAGACGGGCTACCCTGAGTTTGATCACGTGCTCATGAAGAAATTAGGCTGGTGGAGCGAGTTGACTGAAGCCGAGCAAAAATTGGCTGAAGGCAAAAACTGGAAGACGGACTTGTCCGGCGGCATCATTCGTGTTGCCATGAAAAACCACGGCTGCCATCCTTTTGGTAATGCGAAGGCAAGGGCAGTGGTGTGGAACTTCCCAGATGCAGTACCGCAGCACCGTGAAGCGCTTTACAGTACTCGCCCTGATTTAGTAGCGAAGTACCCCGCATCGGCTGACCGTAAAACCTTCTGGCGTTTGCCAACCCTCTACAAGTCACTTCAAGACAAGAATATTGAAGATAAATTGGCTGAGAAATTCCCAATTATCCTCACATCAGGTCGTTTGGTGGAATACGAGGGTGGTGGTGAAGAGACCCGTTCCAATCCATGGCTGGCTGAGTTACAACAAGAAAACTTTGTTGAAATTAATCCAACAGCAGCAGCCAAGCGCGGCATCAAGAACTGGGACTACGTCTGGGTCAAATCGCCTACCGGCGCCAAGATCAAGGTACGTGCAATGGTTACTGAGCGCGTTGGTCCAGATACCGCCTTTGTGCCATTCCACTTCTCAGGATGGTGGGAAGGTAAGGACTTGCTCGAGTATTACCCTAAGGGCGCACATCCAATTGTTCGTGGTGAAGCTGTTAACACCGCAACAACCTACGGTTATGACAACGTAACGATGATGCAAGAAACCAAAACAACGATCTGTCAGATCGAAAAAGTGGCATAA